The nucleotide window CGACATCGCCGCTCGTCGTCGCGTGGTCGGCAAGATCAGCGCCAACAGCGCCACTCATCAGGCAGTCGTCCACGAGCTGTTCACGGTCATCGCCCCGGCGATGGCCGAGCGCCAGGGCGGCTACACCCGGATCGTGAAGATCGGCAACCGCAAGGGCGACAACGCCCCGATGGCTGTCATCGAGCTCGTGATGGAGCCGGTCTCCCCGAAGCAGGCAGTGGTCAAGGAGGCCGAACAGGCCATCACGAGCACCGCCAGCGCCCAGGAGACCTCCCAGGAGGAGACCACCTCCACCGAGGCGAGCGACTCCGAGACCGCTGCGACAGAGAACACCTCTGCCGAAGCCCAGTCCACCGAGGCTGCTGAGTCTGAGCAGACCGAGGGCGAGAAGTAAGCACTTCTCACCCCTGCAGAGGCGCCCCCGATCCCAGTGGTCGGGGGCGCCTCCGTGTCTGCGCCACGTGCCCTTGGGGGCAGAGAGGCTTGAACGATGAACACCGCTGAGGAACCGCAGCGCGAGAGTGTGCGGATACGTCTGGACCTGGCATACGACGGCAGCGCCTTCCACGGCTGGGCGGCGCAGCCCGGCCTGAGCACCGTGGAGGGAACCCTCCGTGAAGGGCTCGCGACCCTGTTCCGCCGTGAGGTGCCGCTGATCGTGGCCGGGCGCACCGATGCCGGGGTCCATGCCCGCGGACAGGTGGTCCACCTGGACCTCAGCGCCGCAGAGTGGACCGGACTCATCCGGGGACGCAGCATCACCGCCGAGGACGCCCTGGTGCGTCGACTCGCAGGAGTGCTGAACGCGCAGCGCGGCGCGATCGTCGTCTTCGCCGCCCGCGAGGTGGCCCCGAACTTCGACGCGCGCTTCTCGGCGCTGAGCCGGACCTACCGCTATCGGATCGCGGACGAGCCGGCGCTGCAGGACCCGCTGCGCCGCTCCGACACCGCCTGGCACCGCACGCGGCTGGATGCTGAGGCGATGAACCTGGAGGCCGTCTCGGTGGACGGGCTGCGGGACTTCGGCAGCTTCTGCCGGCCGCGTGAGCGCAGCACCACCATCCGCGAGCTGCAGCGGTTCAGCATGCAGCGGGACGACGACGGCATCATCACGGCACGAATCACCGCCGACGCCTTCTGCCACCACATGGTGCGCGCCCTGATCGGGGCCTGCATGGACGTGGGGGAGGGGCGCAGGCACCCCGGCTGGCTGCAGAGCAGGCTGGCCGACCCCAGCTGGGATGAGAGGGTCCGCCTGGCGCCGCCAGCGGGGCTGGTCCTGGAATCGGTCCAATACCCCGCGGACGAGCAGCTCGGAGTCCGCGCCGAGCAGACGAGGGCACTGCGTGACTCTCTCTGACCT belongs to Nesterenkonia halotolerans and includes:
- the truA gene encoding tRNA pseudouridine(38-40) synthase TruA, producing the protein MNTAEEPQRESVRIRLDLAYDGSAFHGWAAQPGLSTVEGTLREGLATLFRREVPLIVAGRTDAGVHARGQVVHLDLSAAEWTGLIRGRSITAEDALVRRLAGVLNAQRGAIVVFAAREVAPNFDARFSALSRTYRYRIADEPALQDPLRRSDTAWHRTRLDAEAMNLEAVSVDGLRDFGSFCRPRERSTTIRELQRFSMQRDDDGIITARITADAFCHHMVRALIGACMDVGEGRRHPGWLQSRLADPSWDERVRLAPPAGLVLESVQYPADEQLGVRAEQTRALRDSL
- the rplQ gene encoding 50S ribosomal protein L17 yields the protein MPTPTKGPRLGGSPSHEKLMLANMSANLFEHRAITTTLTKAKRLRPYAERLITMAKQGDIAARRRVVGKISANSATHQAVVHELFTVIAPAMAERQGGYTRIVKIGNRKGDNAPMAVIELVMEPVSPKQAVVKEAEQAITSTASAQETSQEETTSTEASDSETAATENTSAEAQSTEAAESEQTEGEK